Part of the Odocoileus virginianus isolate 20LAN1187 ecotype Illinois chromosome 16, Ovbor_1.2, whole genome shotgun sequence genome is shown below.
GGCTGCTCAGGACCCGGGGTGAAGGCTCAGCGGTACCCAGTGAGCTCCGGGGCAGGGCACCTGCCGCAAGGAAGCACTCAGGGCAGGGGGTTAGGGCCAAGTCTTTGGCCCTGCGCAGTCACCCTCCGTCTGTGGCTTTAGGGGATCCCTGCCACTCTCTGGGTCTCATATTCCCCAGGGAGGCTGGACTGGTGGTCTCCAGGATCCCCAGCTGGGACCGTTTGCTGCTATTATCCGACTGTCTccagtcccagggatggggtgtACACTTCCCAGGGTAGCCTGCAGAGGGCACTGCTGAGCCCAAGACGGGCCGCGGCCGAGGCTGGGCGTCTGACCCAGGCATCGAGATCCTGGAAGCTCACCATTTAAACTGCTTCAGGAAGATGTTGAGGTTCAGGCTTTTCTTGGAGTCCAGAAAAGTGATCTGCAAAACGCCCCCAGCCTGTCAGTACCTGGAGGGCGGCCACGGAGCCCTGTCCGAGCCCCGGCCCCATCCCTACCTCCTTGGGCTCCTTCCTGGCCGGGGCCACCGCCTGCTCCTTGGGTTTGGCCATGGGGAAGGAGAAGAGCCGCTCGATGCTGGAGAAGTCGGGCTCCACCACCTCGGCGTCGGGGCTGCTCAGCGTTGCCCACATGGAGCTGCCTTCTGCGGGTGAGGGGCCGCTAGTCAGGCTCACGCCTGCCCCCCAAGTCCAGGGGCAGATGGTGTGGGCCACAGGGCTGGCAGGGGTGCCCTGCCTGGGGCCTGGCCCAGGGCAAGCATACAGCAGGCACTTGATAAATGCCCAGCCAAAGAAGCCCTCCAGCTGATGCCATGCTGTGTATGTGCGTGCGGGTGCCCAGGGCCCAGTGTCCAGGCTGGCCGGTGACCTGGCCTCCAGCCACCCTTGGCCTTGACCTTCTCTGGGTATCAGCACGCCGAGCCCTGGGCCCGCGCAGTGCAGGGGCCCGGCAGCAGAGACACGCCAGCCTCCAGGGGGCGTGTGGGGGCACCGGGGCGAGGGGCGAACCTGACCtgtccccgccccctgccccggaGGGGAGCCATGGCGGCCGGGCCTCACCGCGGGCCACACTGGACGGCAGCTTCTGCCAGTTGAGCTTCTTCATGCGAAGGGTGGGAGGGTTCACGCGCCGGTGGCGGGGGACCCAGGCCGAACCCAGGCTGCTGTCCACCTGGGCCACGATTATCTCCTCCACGCCGCCCGCGGCAGGGGGCCCGGAGATGCCTGGCaagggtgggggcagtgggggcggtgggggcagGCCCCCCAGGCCCGGCAGGGGCGGTGGGGGCGGTATGGTCCCAGCAGAGTTAGGCagtgggggcggtgggggcgggCCCCCCAGGCCCGGCGGGGCCGGTGGGGGCGGTATGGTCCCAGCAGCGTTAGGCagtgggggcggtgggggcgggCCCCCCAGGCCCGGCAGGGGCGGTGGGGGCGGTATGGTCCCAGCAGCGTTAGGcagtgggggtggcgggggcggcggcggtgAGGGGAATGCAGCCCCCATgcccggcgggggcgggggcagcggtgggggagggggcgggggagggggcgccgTCGTGGAGCCAGGGAGCGGGGGcgccggcgggggcggggggcgctcCAGCTGCTCCGGCGCTGTTGGCTGCGGTGCCGGCCCACGCTCGCCCTGGACGCTGGTGACGAGCGGGCTGGCAAGGGCCGCGCCTGGCTGCTGGCCCCCCAGGCCTGCCGTCGGGGCGCTAGAGTTTTGCGGGGAGCTGCCCCTTTGGCTCTGGCCAAGGTCGGCCTGGGTACTCTTGTGGGCTTTGTCCAGGGAGCAGGGGCGGGGCCGCCCCTTGATGGACAGGAGGCGTTCAACCATCTCCTCCAGGGTGCACTCCTGGCCTGGGTGGGGATGTCTGGAGTCAGAATGGGGGGCACGGGCCAACGCTGGTCTCCTCCACCCGCAGGCCGAGAACCCCGTGCCTGCCCAcccggctggggtgggggtggggtatgCAACTTGGGGCATGGtgctcctcccccagccccaccccgctCACCGTCAGAGGCCAGGAGCACCGCCCGGTTCACCAGGCTCTCCAGGGCCTCCCAGAGCAGCTGGCTGGAGCGGAGGCTGGGCTCCAGGTGCAGGAGGCCCTGCAGCACGGACAGCAGGTGGACGGACGCCGGGGAGCAGCTCACCTGGGCGGGGTGGGCGAGGAGTGCGGGTCAGTGGCGTCACCTCCCGGGCCGACATCCGCTGGCCTCCCCGCGAGTGTGCACCCACCCTATGCCCAGCTGGTGGTTGTgatgtagtcgctcagtcatgtccaactctttgcaaccccatggactgtagcccaccagactcctctgtccatgggcatttcccaggcgagaacactggagtgggttgccatgcccttctccaggggatcttccccacccaggaatcgaacccaagtcttctgcattccaggtggaGTCGTTATTGATTGAGCTACGGGGGAGCCCGGGAATGAGGCTGAGTTAGGGCTCCCCGGTGGGCACACTAGTGACATCAGGGGCCGGGTCACCGTGTGGCGGCTGCCCGTGCCCTGTGGGGTGTTAGCAGAGCCCCTGGTCCCCACCCACGGGAAGCGCCCCTGCCCAGGGTGACAGCCCCAACGTCTCCAGTTGTTTCTGGATGGCCCCTGCAGACCCTGGCCCCTGGCTGAGAGTCGCTGGGTTCAGTGGAAACGGGGCCTGGGCTGGATTGGAACTCAGCTCCGTCTCAGCCTCTCACTCGTCCCAGCGTCCCCTCGGACCACCCCACAGTGGCCGGGCTGCTAGGCCCAGGACCGTGCAGCCACGCTGTCCTGCTGGGGCCCCGCCTCAGGCTCCACCTCTCCAGtcccccacccctctgggctcAGAGTGTGGCTCCGGAGCTGCCCTAGGCCCAGCAGGGCGGGGTGTGACTGGGGTAGGACACGCGGCCCGTCTTGAGCCCTGAGCCCCCCTCCACCCAGAGTCCCGGGAGGCGCTGCCCGCCGCACACACCTTGTGGAAGAGTGCAGAGAAGACCTCCTGGTGGCTGTTGATGTCGATGCCCCCGAAGACCCGCAGCAGCTCCTCCTCATCCTCGGCCTTGGCCTCCCTGAAGGCCTCGAGCTGGATCAGCAGGTCCCCATCCTCCAGGtctctggggtgggtggggggcgagGGGCCGGGGACTTCAGctggctgccccccaccccgccgcccccTCCCTGGACAGACACGCAGACCACCCCGAGCAGGGCCTGTGGCTGCCACAGTGGGGGCGGGAGGCGCTGTGGCCGGACAGGTGGGCTTCTCCGGTCAGCTCCATGCCCCTCGGGACAGGAAGCGTGAGTTCCCACACTCGCAGGGAGAGATGGCGTGGCTGTGCCGCGTGGGGCgcggggtggagggcagggggacACCAAGGCCCCTGAGGGCCCGCCGAGCCTCGGCGCTGGCCTGAGCTGGGTGCTGGGCTCACAAAGGCCAGCCCCGATGAGTCCTCGCATCCAGCAGGCCTCTCTCCGCTGAGGCCAGTTCAGCACCAGTCATGTCGGCTGGGAGCCTCCTTGTGGGGTggcctcccaccctctcccctggGGGGAGCATGGTCCTGGTAAGGGCCAGGATGGGGTTCTCAGCTACACAGGCTTCCTTAAACGTCAACTGATAAATAGTTTAAGTGTGTGCCGTGCGATATCTGGGACACACACTGACAGAACGGTCTGGGCACACTCCAGTTTAACCGGGCGTCCTGTATTAAACCTGGGGACCCTGGCTCTAGGGCAGCTGCCGGCCGCTGGGGGAAATTCCGCCCACTGGCCTGTCCAGCTAGGGATGGCAGGCTGGGTCCTCACTGGGCCTGGCCCCAGAAAGGGTGGCCTGTCGGGGCTACTCCGGGAAGCCGCCTCCCCGCCCACCTGGAGGTGCTGCTCGGGAGCCGGGGAGAGGTGCATGGGGACTCACCGCAGCCGCGTCAGGACGTCCAGCAGCTGCAGTCCTGGGAAGGGACAGGGGGTCACCGGCATATGGGACGCCTTCCCCTCCACCCTGTCCCCGGGCTCACTCCCACCACCCACAGCGCTGAGCttgtggggcaggaggggaacCCGCTCCCTCGGGTTGCCGGAGCCATGGGGCTCTGGGAAGACCACACTGGGCACATGTGGTGCCCGGGGAACAGTCACGCCGCAGCCAGCAGGGCCAGACTGACGTCGGCCagcctccccgcctccctccacGCAGCAGCCTAGCACCGAGATCCCTCCAGCGCTACCGTCCAGAGGTCCTGAGGCTCTGCGTCCACTGAAGGGAGCAGGAGGGCAGGAGGCTTCCCCGGCCCAAGCAGAGCCTGCCCCTGGGACCCTGGAGAGTGGCGAGGGGCATCGCCCCAGAAGCGGGCAGCGCAGGCCGGGTGGCCGGAGCCCGGGGCCGAGGTCAAGGTTACCGATGAACTCGCTGCGTAGCTGGGCGCGGGTGCGGACGTCCTCAGGGCCGAGAATGATGGCATTGACCACGCTGAGCAGGGTGGCCACATAGGGCACATTGTCGCTGTCTGAGAGCTCGCTCATGATGACACTGAAGCGGTACTGCTGGCCGCACACCGTCTGCGGGAGCGGGGGGCAGGGGTCAGCATGTCCCCGGGATCCGGCCTGGCCCCCACCACGTGTGGCTCACCTTGTAATGGTCCAGGGCGTCCAGGGTCAGGGCGTGGCCCTCAGGCGAGTAGATGCACAGGGCAGCCAGCAGCTCAAACACCTGCTTCTTGACCATAATGTTGGATGTGTCCAGAGCTGCCGGGGGTAGGGGGCCTCTCAGAGGGGCTcaggccccctcctcccagtcctgccccccccccacctgcaCTTATCACCCTGCCTGGGCTCCCACCCTGCAGCTGCCAACTTGCTGGGCTGGCAGAAACCAGGGCCCACCGCCCACATCAGGCACTGGTCTCTGGACAGGCTGGCCACCCCCAGGACCCCCGGAAGGGGTGTGGAGGCAGGCGCGGCCCCAGTCACTGGAGTTCTACTCCTGATGGCCCTCAGTTCTAAGTTGGGGGCTCTCTGCGGGCTCTGGGCCCAAGGCCCACACAGGCACCCTCCCAGCCCTGAGCCCATGTTTTCTCCAAACTTAGAGCAAACGTGTTTACGACTAGCAGCCCATGAGGCCTCCTTGTCCCTGTGGGCCCCTGCCTCCCACCGCATTCCAGGAGCTGGGGACGCTCTGGGGGTGTCTCTTGGCTGACCCTGCTGAGACCAAGGCACAAAGGACTCCACAGACAGCAACAGCCGGGCCTGGGCCGGGTGATCTCTGGTTCACTCGCCCACATGGGCCCTGCCCGCCCTAGAGCCCCGCGCATCAGTGGGGGCAGCACAGCCTGGCAGGCAGAGCGTGCAGCGACCACTGTCCACCAAGGGCCGCCTGGGGTCTCCCCCAGGTGGGGACTAACTCTGGCCACAGCCTGGGGAGACTCCCTAAAAGAGGTGACAGTGAGTCCAAGCTCGGAGGGTGAGCAGGACTCGGCTGGCACGCGTGGGCACCACAGCCTGAGTGggggaggagactggagggcggGGGGCGGAGGCGCCCCCCAGGAGGCCAGTgcagaggcgggggtgggggtggagactgATGCCCGCAGTGGGGCCCAGACCTGAGGAGCTGAGCCCCGGCTGAGGCCGAGGAGCTCGAAACCAGGGGGAGTGGAAGGAAGGCCCCCTCAGCTGGACATGAATTTCTGATCCTGGTGACTCTGACTGCCACGGTGTGGACGGGGGCCTCAAGGGCAGAGAAGACTCGGGCTGGGGCAGAGCCTGGACTAGCACCAGGCTAGGCGGAAACACAGGGGAAGTCAGAGCAGAGAGGGCAACCTGGTGCAGTTGGCGGAGGATCACGGCTGCACAGTGCCCCGGCTTCAGACGtgggcagatggggaaactggctcctcctccaggaagccctcccggCGTCTGCCAGCcggcccgcccccacccccacccgtgCGCGCCCGCCCAGGCCTCACCCAGAGAGAGCTGGCGCACATAGGCCTGGTTGCTGAGGATGTACTGGATGCCCTCCCGGGAGTTCATGACGGCGCGCACGCAGCTGACGCACGTGAGCTGCAGCAGCGCGTCGGCGATGCGGGCCACGCCGCGGCCCGACAGGCGCGCCAGGGCCTCCAGCAGCAGGTCCAGGCCGCTCTGCTCCAGGAACTGCACCATCCAGCCGCCGTCGCTGCCCTCCAGCCGCTTGCGCAGCCCCGAGTAGTTGACCACGGAGGGAACCTGCAGCAGCCGGATGCAGAGCTCGGGCTCGGCGCTCTCCAGGTTGGCCTCCGTGGGGTCTGAGTCCTGCGGCCCCAGCTTCTCCTTCAGTGCCGCCCACTTGCGCTGGGCGCCCTCCTTCACCGACATCTTGCTCAGCTGCAGGTGGGAGGAGACGGGTGTGAGCCCGGGGCCTACAGAGCACCCGTGGCCCAGCGAGGCGGGGCCAGTCGGTGTCCCCTGCTCCGTGTCTCCACCTGCTGACTGGGGACTCGCCTGCTGATGCCCTGTGGACCCGCTGTGCTGGCGATCCCtcaacccgccaggctcccctgtgccaAGCGCCTCTTACACCCATGCTGGTCTCGGTCATCGTGGCGACCAAGGAGGCCGCACCCCTGCCCTGACGGGAGGCACCGAGACCCCAGGAGGCCTCACTGGCAGGAAGGCCACTGCCCCGTGGTGCTCAGGCAGAGAAACGGTGTCTCCGGGGCTCCTTCACCTGGGCCCAGGGTGCTCCCCTGCCCAGTGGACAGGCTCAGATGGCGATAATAGTGTGGGCGGGGACAATTCCACACCCGGGGCATTTCCAGACTGCCCACGGCACCAGGAATGCGGCTGGCTCCAGGGTCATGTCCAGTGCTCACTCAGTTCTAGGCAAGACCAGGGCCCTTCGGGGAGTGGCCCTGCCAGGCCCCAGCTCCTGTGGGCCTCACTTTGTCACTCAGGGGGCAGGGACCAGCGTCCCCCAGGCCCGGGGCTCTCGGACACTGACCCAGATTCAGCCACAGGAAGTCTGATCGCTGCCCAGAGAACATCCCCCAGAGGGTCGGGGGTGGCCCAGGCCAGAACATTCCCAAAGGCTCCCTTCTCAGAACAGAACAGTGGGACAGGCGGCGAGTCTCTCTGTGTCATCACTATAGCTGGTCGAGTCCCTCTCCCGGGGCCCGGGGCTGTGATATGGGCCCCAACCCGAGCCCCGGGACTGGCCCAGAAGGTCAGAGGtagcccaggctcttctgtgaCCATGTATGGTCTTGTATGTAGTGTGTCAGCAGGGCAGCGTGGAGCTCCTGGGCTGGAGGCCCAAGGGGCAGGGGACGGCAACACCACCGCAGCTTATGCCAGGGGACCTCACGCTGGCACTGCCCACCCCGACCCCTGACCTCCCACCAcccggaggagggcacggtaTGCCCCCAACTTcacaggagggaaagggaggcGGCACCCAGGGAAGCCGGGTCACGAACATGCCCAGGGTCCCAGACATGGAAATGGCAGAGTGAGGCTGGACGCCAGAAGGTGGCCTGGGACCCTTGAGAGGCTGGTGCCCACTGTGGCATCACCGTAAGGGCTGCTGGTCCTGGCAAGTTACAGGGGAGACCCCAGGGACCAGCTGgggtgatgcaggagacaggctGAGGGGGCCAACGGCCCAGGTACCGATGCCCGGCGGGGCTCGGGGTCCCCAGCACTCGTTCACTCCTgaaggcccccccccccccgacctgGGTGAGGGTCTTGGGTGTCCTCCCTTGTGAATTAGACAGACGGGCCCCTGGGCCAGGCAGCTGATGTTTGTCAAATGGGAGCAGAACTGAAGTTTTGTCCTCAGTCCGACATGAACGACGCCTGTTTCCCTTCCTCCAGTGATATGGAGGGATGAACTAGCAGTGGGCAATCTGCGGCAGCAAAAATAGACATGAGGCTTTTCTGAAATAGAAATGAGACTTTCCTGAtaaacaaggaaaataagaagACAATGAACAGGCTGGGGAAAAAGCGTAAACAGGcctaaaagagtttaaaaatcttAGTTACTCTTTAACTGTTGCTACTAACAAACACTCGTAGGTAGACTTGTCCTCAGCAGAGCTAATTACTCTCTGACTTCACGCGATTGGACTCCGCAGGTGGCATTATTCTCCCCCTACACTCGCTTGCTGTTGTTGCtctagtcgcttagtcatgtctgactctttgcagtcccatggactgtagcccgccatgctcctctctccatggaattctccaggcaagaacactggagtgggttgccatttccttctccaagggatgttcctgacccaggaatcgaaccctggtctcctgccttggcaggtggattctttatcactgagccccaCACCCTCTTGTAGCATTCTACATTTCAAAAAGAAGATCTGGAGTCAATAACTTCAGGGACACCAGACTTGGTGATGTCAGCTGAGTCGCCTGATGTCAGCTGTGACCATTTTGAAActttgcaaaagaaagaaagaaaaaaaaaaaaaaaaggcaagaccTTCATGAGGTTACAAAACCTCTCCCTCTTCCCGAGAGAGCGGGGCAGTGTTTTTGAGGCAATAGCCTACTGTGTTTCCCTTTTGCCTGCAAATAGTAAAGCTGcccttttctctctccaccaAACTCTGCCTCCGTATTTCTGTTCGGCATCGGTGGACAgggagccaagattttggccacaCCTGAGTTTCCGgagtctcccccacccccctagGGGCCTCCTGGCATTCCAGCAGCCCCTCCTCTGTCTGCAGGGGGTCCCCCATCCCTCatcctcccccactccctgcagGACCCTTGGGTCCTCCCAGGAGGCAGactggctgggggcggggagggcagtgACCACTGTGCTCCCAGCTCCGGCCCTCTCAGCCGACCCTGGCTGACGTGCTTGTTCTGGCTGAGCCTCAGGTCTGGCTGCTGCagcagctggggggtggggggatgcggGGTGTCCtccagccctcccccaggggcCCCTGTGGCCTGGGGCCTGTACTGGACCTGGCCCGCCCCACGACTGCAAGGTTTAACCCACCCTCCAGGCCCCCAGGCACTCACCCAGACTCGCAGGACCTTCCGGCTGCCTCTGCCCAcccaggctgggccctgcctCGGGCTGCCCCCTGCATTCCCCTGGCTTCTCATCGCTGCTGCCCACTGAAGACCCCAGCCGCCCCTTCCAGGCAGCTTTGCGGTGTGGGGGCGGGGCACTCCCACCAGCACTGTGAAGAGCCAGGAGGACAGACAGACCTCAGCACACACTGCCACCCGCTGTGGACGCCGCAGCTTAAGGAGCGCCCAGAGctgccctcccttcctgcccccgCCTCCCCTGGCCTGAGGCCCCGGCTGCCTGGCACAGGCTGGGCGGACACAGAGGAACTCTCCCAGGCCAGCACTCTGGCATCCAAGTGCGTCTCCAGCCAAGAGCCCCAGGGGTCCCCTGACGCGGAGAAACAAGCTCCCAGAGGCCACCCGGTCATCAGAGCTGCTCCTCCGGTgctgcccagttttccccacatGCCCCTAATTTCCGGAGCCATGGGCTCACTGCCCCGAAAGACTCCCCCATAGGGGAGCCCCTGGGTCTGAGGGGAGGGGAGCATAGCTGGTGACCAGCCCAGCCTGCCCACCTGTCCGCCTGATCCTAGGCCCTGTGTCCTGCAGCTGAGCTGCCCTGGctgtctgctccccacccccccaacacacagagGCACCGGGCGGGTCAGAGAGGGTGCACAGGGCTCCAGTGGCCGCAGCCCACACGGCCCAGCGAGCACGGGGCATCTAGCTGGGAGAGCGAGCTCAGCTAGGGACCCAGGGGCTGACGCGGGTGACTCTTCTCCCTCTGTGATGCCCACCAGGCTGCCAGCCTCATCCAGGGCCCACCTGGTCAAGGCCCCAGGGCAACATCTTCCTGGAAATGTTCCAACTGCTTTTCAGGATAAAGAATGAATATACAAATGGACCTCAGCCAGACCATATACGGAACTCTGACCCACAGCCGGAGCCACCAGACCAGAACAGCCAACC
Proteins encoded:
- the INF2 gene encoding inverted formin-2 isoform X3, which gives rise to MNGGEELLSKMSVKEGAQRKWAALKEKLGPQDSDPTEANLESAEPELCIRLLQVPSVVNYSGLRKRLEGSDGGWMVQFLEQSGLDLLLEALARLSGRGVARIADALLQLTCVSCVRAVMNSREGIQYILSNQAYVRQLSLALDTSNIMVKKQVFELLAALCIYSPEGHALTLDALDHYKTVCGQQYRFSVIMSELSDSDNVPYVATLLSVVNAIILGPEDVRTRAQLRSEFIGLQLLDVLTRLRDLEDGDLLIQLEAFREAKAEDEEELLRVFGGIDINSHQEVFSALFHKVSCSPASVHLLSVLQGLLHLEPSLRSSQLLWEALESLVNRAVLLASDGQECTLEEMVERLLSIKGRPRPCSLDKAHKSTQADLGQSQRGSSPQNSSAPTAGLGGQQPGAALASPLVTSVQGERGPAPQPTAPEQLERPPPPPAPPLPGSTTAPPPPPPPPPLPPPPPGMGAAFPSPPPPPPPPLPNAAGTIPPPPPLPGLGGPPPPPPLPNAAGTIPPPPAPPGLGGPPPPPPLPNSAGTIPPPPPLPGLGGLPPPPPLPPPLPGISGPPAAGGVEEIIVAQVDSSLGSAWVPRHRRVNPPTLRMKKLNWQKLPSSVAREGSSMWATLSSPDAEVVEPDFSSIERLFSFPMAKPKEQAVAPARKEPKEITFLDSKKSLNLNIFLKQFKCSNEEVTAMIRAGDSTKFDVEVLKQLLKLLPEKHEIENLRSFAEDRTRLASADQFYLLLLGIPCYQLRIECMLLCEGTAVVLDMVRPKAQLLLAACESLLTSHRLPVFCQLILKIGNFLNYGSHTGDADGFKMSTLLKLTETKSQQSRVTLLHHVLEEVEESHPDLLQLPQDLELPARAAGINLEGIHAESSTNLKKLLEMEQKVSSSIPEVQEQYAHRLQASITDSQALEEVFQAIEQKQLELASYLCEDAQQLSLEDTLSTMKTFRDLFLRALKENKDRKEQAAKAERRKQQLAEEEARRPRGEGGKAARRGGGKQEEVCVIDALLADIRKGFQLRKTARGRGDAEAASRAAATDPPRNKAPAATRGPVGGTSTPTSEPGLDAAAGREPQGWDLADAAPTSHQPTGDSSETGGPGPLERRSSWYTDASDFLPTEDPQGPQPPAGAWPVVLGDAQALKPLNFSDQPPKAMGLSQDAEEPMAPLGACQAEADSTGEGLEDTAAHGRRAGLPAAGPNEDEDGELTAPDSALDTSLDRSFSEDAVTDSSGSSTLPRAQGRTSKGTGKRRKKRPSRNQEEVAPDPDANKTKRLCVIQ
- the INF2 gene encoding inverted formin-2 isoform X1 — encoded protein: MRSQGNAGGSPRQGPAWVGRGSRKVLRVWLSKMSVKEGAQRKWAALKEKLGPQDSDPTEANLESAEPELCIRLLQVPSVVNYSGLRKRLEGSDGGWMVQFLEQSGLDLLLEALARLSGRGVARIADALLQLTCVSCVRAVMNSREGIQYILSNQAYVRQLSLALDTSNIMVKKQVFELLAALCIYSPEGHALTLDALDHYKTVCGQQYRFSVIMSELSDSDNVPYVATLLSVVNAIILGPEDVRTRAQLRSEFIGLQLLDVLTRLRDLEDGDLLIQLEAFREAKAEDEEELLRVFGGIDINSHQEVFSALFHKVSCSPASVHLLSVLQGLLHLEPSLRSSQLLWEALESLVNRAVLLASDGQECTLEEMVERLLSIKGRPRPCSLDKAHKSTQADLGQSQRGSSPQNSSAPTAGLGGQQPGAALASPLVTSVQGERGPAPQPTAPEQLERPPPPPAPPLPGSTTAPPPPPPPPPLPPPPPGMGAAFPSPPPPPPPPLPNAAGTIPPPPPLPGLGGPPPPPPLPNAAGTIPPPPAPPGLGGPPPPPPLPNSAGTIPPPPPLPGLGGLPPPPPLPPPLPGISGPPAAGGVEEIIVAQVDSSLGSAWVPRHRRVNPPTLRMKKLNWQKLPSSVAREGSSMWATLSSPDAEVVEPDFSSIERLFSFPMAKPKEQAVAPARKEPKEITFLDSKKSLNLNIFLKQFKCSNEEVTAMIRAGDSTKFDVEVLKQLLKLLPEKHEIENLRSFAEDRTRLASADQFYLLLLGIPCYQLRIECMLLCEGTAVVLDMVRPKAQLLLAACESLLTSHRLPVFCQLILKIGNFLNYGSHTGDADGFKMSTLLKLTETKSQQSRVTLLHHVLEEVEESHPDLLQLPQDLELPARAAGINLEGIHAESSTNLKKLLEMEQKVSSSIPEVQEQYAHRLQASITDSQALEEVFQAIEQKQLELASYLCEDAQQLSLEDTLSTMKTFRDLFLRALKENKDRKEQAAKAERRKQQLAEEEARRPRGEGGKAARRGGGKQEEVCVIDALLADIRKGFQLRKTARGRGDAEAASRAAATDPPRNKAPAATRGPVGGTSTPTSEPGLDAAAGREPQGWDLADAAPTSHQPTGDSSETGGPGPLERRSSWYTDASDFLPTEDPQGPQPPAGAWPVVLGDAQALKPLNFSDQPPKAMGLSQDAEEPMAPLGACQAEADSTGEGLEDTAAHGRRAGLPAAGPNEDEDGELTAPDSALDTSLDRSFSEDAVTDSSGSSTLPRAQGRTSKGTGKRRKKRPSRNQEEVAPDPDANKTKRLCVIQ
- the INF2 gene encoding inverted formin-2 isoform X2 → MRSQGNAGGSPRQGPAWVGRGSRKVLRVWLSKMSVKEGAQRKWAALKEKLGPQDSDPTEANLESAEPELCIRLLQVPSVVNYSGLRKRLEGSDGGWMVQFLEQSGLDLLLEALARLSGRGVARIADALLQLTCVSCVRAVMNSREGIQYILSNQAYVRQLSLALDTSNIMVKKQVFELLAALCIYSPEGHALTLDALDHYKTVCGQQYRFSVIMSELSDSDNVPYVATLLSVVNAIILGPEDVRTRAQLRSEFIGLQLLDVLTRLRDLEDGDLLIQLEAFREAKAEDEEELLRVFGGIDINSHQEVFSALFHKVSCSPASVHLLSVLQGLLHLEPSLRSSQLLWEALESLVNRAVLLASDGQECTLEEMVERLLSIKGRPRPCSLDKAHKSTQADLGQSQRGSSPQNSSAPTAGLGGQQPGAALASPLVTSVQGERGPAPQPTAPEQLERPPPPPAPPLPGSTTAPPPPPPPPPLPPPPPGMGAAFPSPPPPPPPPLPNAAGTIPPPPPLPGLGGPPPPPPLPNAAGTIPPPPAPPGLGGPPPPPPLPNSAGTIPPPPPLPGLGGLPPPPPLPPPLPGISGPPAAGGVEEIIVAQVDSSLGSAWVPRHRRVNPPTLRMKKLNWQKLPSSVAREGSSMWATLSSPDAEVVEPDFSSIERLFSFPMAKPKEQAVAPARKEPKEITFLDSKKSLNLNIFLKQFKCSNEEVTAMIRAGDSTKFDVEVLKQLLKLLPEKHEIENLRSFAEDRTRLASADQFYLLLLGIPCYQLRIECMLLCEGTAVVLDMVRPKAQLLLAACESLLTSHRLPVFCQLILKIGNFLNYGSHTGDADGFKMSTLLKLTETKSQQSRVTLLHHVLEEVEESHPDLLQLPQDLELPARAAGINLEGIHAESSTNLKKLLEMEQKVSSSIPEVQEQYAHRLQASITDSQALEEVFQAIEQKQLELASYLCEDAQQLSLEDTLSTMKTFRDLFLRALKENKDRKEQAAKAERRKQQLAEEEARRPRGEGGKAARRGGGKQEEVCVIDALLADIRKGFQLRKTARGRGDAEAASRAAATDPPRNKAPAATRGPVGGTSTPTSEPGLDAAAGREPQGWDLADAAPTSHQPTGDSSETGGPGPLERRSSWYTDASDFLPTEDPQGPQPPAGAWPVVLGDAQALKPLNFSDQPPKAMGLSQDAEEPMAPLGACQAEADSTGEGLEDTAAHGRRAGLPAAGPNEDEDGELTAPDSALDTSLDRSFSEDAVTDSSGSSTLPRAQGRTSKGTGKRRKKRPSRNQEGLRPRSRAK
- the INF2 gene encoding inverted formin-2 isoform X4; amino-acid sequence: MSVKEGAQRKWAALKEKLGPQDSDPTEANLESAEPELCIRLLQVPSVVNYSGLRKRLEGSDGGWMVQFLEQSGLDLLLEALARLSGRGVARIADALLQLTCVSCVRAVMNSREGIQYILSNQAYVRQLSLALDTSNIMVKKQVFELLAALCIYSPEGHALTLDALDHYKTVCGQQYRFSVIMSELSDSDNVPYVATLLSVVNAIILGPEDVRTRAQLRSEFIGLQLLDVLTRLRDLEDGDLLIQLEAFREAKAEDEEELLRVFGGIDINSHQEVFSALFHKVSCSPASVHLLSVLQGLLHLEPSLRSSQLLWEALESLVNRAVLLASDGQECTLEEMVERLLSIKGRPRPCSLDKAHKSTQADLGQSQRGSSPQNSSAPTAGLGGQQPGAALASPLVTSVQGERGPAPQPTAPEQLERPPPPPAPPLPGSTTAPPPPPPPPPLPPPPPGMGAAFPSPPPPPPPPLPNAAGTIPPPPPLPGLGGPPPPPPLPNAAGTIPPPPAPPGLGGPPPPPPLPNSAGTIPPPPPLPGLGGLPPPPPLPPPLPGISGPPAAGGVEEIIVAQVDSSLGSAWVPRHRRVNPPTLRMKKLNWQKLPSSVAREGSSMWATLSSPDAEVVEPDFSSIERLFSFPMAKPKEQAVAPARKEPKEITFLDSKKSLNLNIFLKQFKCSNEEVTAMIRAGDSTKFDVEVLKQLLKLLPEKHEIENLRSFAEDRTRLASADQFYLLLLGIPCYQLRIECMLLCEGTAVVLDMVRPKAQLLLAACESLLTSHRLPVFCQLILKIGNFLNYGSHTGDADGFKMSTLLKLTETKSQQSRVTLLHHVLEEVEESHPDLLQLPQDLELPARAAGINLEGIHAESSTNLKKLLEMEQKVSSSIPEVQEQYAHRLQASITDSQALEEVFQAIEQKQLELASYLCEDAQQLSLEDTLSTMKTFRDLFLRALKENKDRKEQAAKAERRKQQLAEEEARRPRGEGGKAARRGGGKQEEVCVIDALLADIRKGFQLRKTARGRGDAEAASRAAATDPPRNKAPAATRGPVGGTSTPTSEPGLDAAAGREPQGWDLADAAPTSHQPTGDSSETGGPGPLERRSSWYTDASDFLPTEDPQGPQPPAGAWPVVLGDAQALKPLNFSDQPPKAMGLSQDAEEPMAPLGACQAEADSTGEGLEDTAAHGRRAGLPAAGPNEDEDGELTAPDSALDTSLDRSFSEDAVTDSSGSSTLPRAQGRTSKGTGKRRKKRPSRNQEEVAPDPDANKTKRLCVIQ